A region of Sulfuricella denitrificans skB26 DNA encodes the following proteins:
- a CDS encoding efflux RND transporter periplasmic adaptor subunit, protein MNRNATALIFLFLGALIFGCAKQEPPAEGVRSARAVKVALGVQSHQANYSGEVRARFETALAFRVGGKIAKRHVEVGSLVKAGQVLAELDPQDLRLTEAASRAQLAAAQADFELTERDLKRYTDLLEKKFISLADYERRKNLFDTAKARFSQVKAQHEVSANQAGYGQLRADHDGVIVSIEAEAGQVVAMGQPVMRLARPEEKEVVVSVPENRLAELRAAQNIRISLWAEPGKMYRGKVREISPAADPVTRTYTAKVTVLDAAPVMQLGMTANVLLGGDSAMPAAELPLTALYQQSGGPAVWLVEPASGKVRLIPVTVGEYRETTFTVLSGLKDGDSVVSAGVHKLVPGQQVRLIQ, encoded by the coding sequence GTGAATCGGAACGCAACTGCTCTTATATTTCTTTTTCTGGGTGCGCTGATTTTTGGCTGTGCCAAGCAGGAGCCGCCCGCGGAGGGCGTCCGGTCGGCTCGTGCAGTAAAGGTGGCGCTGGGCGTGCAATCGCATCAGGCCAATTATTCCGGCGAGGTGCGCGCGCGCTTTGAAACCGCGCTGGCATTTCGCGTCGGCGGCAAGATCGCCAAACGTCACGTCGAGGTGGGCAGCCTGGTAAAGGCAGGCCAGGTACTGGCCGAACTCGACCCTCAGGATCTCCGGCTGACCGAAGCGGCAAGCCGCGCCCAGCTGGCCGCCGCGCAAGCGGATTTCGAACTGACTGAGCGCGACCTGAAGCGTTACACCGATCTGCTGGAAAAGAAATTCATCAGCCTCGCCGATTACGAGCGCCGCAAGAATCTGTTCGACACTGCCAAAGCTCGGTTTTCCCAGGTCAAGGCGCAGCATGAGGTTAGCGCCAATCAGGCGGGTTATGGCCAGTTGCGTGCGGATCACGATGGCGTGATCGTGAGCATCGAAGCCGAAGCCGGGCAGGTGGTGGCGATGGGTCAGCCGGTAATGCGCCTGGCTCGGCCAGAGGAAAAAGAGGTGGTCGTCAGCGTACCGGAAAATCGCCTGGCCGAGCTGCGCGCCGCGCAAAATATCCGCATCAGCCTGTGGGCCGAGCCGGGCAAAATGTATCGCGGCAAGGTGCGAGAAATATCACCTGCCGCCGATCCGGTGACACGCACCTATACGGCCAAGGTAACCGTGCTGGATGCCGCGCCGGTCATGCAGCTCGGCATGACCGCCAATGTCCTGCTGGGGGGCGACTCGGCGATGCCGGCGGCGGAGTTACCGCTAACTGCGCTGTATCAGCAGAGCGGTGGGCCGGCCGTCTGGCTGGTCGAACCGGCCAGCGGCAAGGTGCGACTTATCCCGGTCACCGTGGGGGAATACCGGGAGACAACCTTTACCGTTCTGTCCGGCCTGAAGGATGGCGACAGCGTGGTCAGTGCCGGCGTGCACAAGCTGGTGCCGGGCCAGCAGGTGCGGCTGATTCAGTGA
- a CDS encoding glycogen/starch/alpha-glucan phosphorylase, which produces MRQPITRQGETIIHTVPLIISKPVPGIADLPALGMDANSIVNDFIRYFSHTLGQDKMCLAAYQVYTSLSMSLRDRLVERWKNTQYAYEEQNCKRTYYLSLEFLMGRALGNAMLNLDVDKPTEEALRNLGLMLEEIADQEHDAGLGNGGLGRLAACFLDSCATLQLPVVGYGIRYEYGMFRQKIDNGRQMEEPDHWLRDGNPWEIERPEHTVRVKFGGCTRYYHRDGRLYARWTDSQDVVAVPYDVPIPGYRNGTVNTLRLWSAAATDEFDLSEFNAGSYTEAVAAKNGAENITMVLYPNDASENGKELRLRQQYFLASASLQDVLRNWVNIHGSNFENFAEKNCFQLNDTHPTCAVPELMRLLMDKHFLDWDQAWAITSRTVAYTNHTLLPEALERWPVSMFGRLLPRLLDIIHEINARFLADVAQRWPGDTARQRRMSIIEEGDEAQIRMAYLAVVSSASVNGVAELHSHLLQLHLFHDFYEMWPSKFNNKTNGVTPRRWMAWSNPGLNDLITRTIGDGWVTDLTRLRKLAPHADKAKFRAEWRAVKQANKARLAEMVQRDCSIAFDTEALFDVQVKRIHEYKRQLLNVLHVIHLYDRIKRGDTADWTPRCVLIGGKAAPGYMIAKCIIKLVNSVAKVINEDPAAQGLLKLAFFPDYRVSAMEVICPGTDLSEQISTAGKEASGTGNMKFMMNGALTIGTLDGANIEIREEAGEENFFLFGLTAEEVDATRPNYNPAAIIAADEDLRRVMQLLESGHFNLFEPGIFDPIIHAVTSPHDPWLTAADFRGYIDAQQQVARAYRDQENWTRMSILNTAASGKFSSDRTILDYNRDIWHLSQVPAWPVK; this is translated from the coding sequence TTGCGACAACCCATTACCCGCCAGGGAGAAACTATCATTCATACCGTACCGCTAATCATCAGCAAGCCTGTACCGGGCATTGCCGATCTGCCTGCCTTGGGCATGGACGCCAACAGTATCGTCAACGATTTCATCCGCTACTTCAGCCATACACTGGGGCAGGACAAGATGTGTCTGGCGGCCTACCAGGTTTACACTTCACTTTCGATGTCGTTGCGCGACCGCCTGGTGGAACGCTGGAAGAACACCCAGTACGCCTACGAAGAACAAAACTGCAAGCGTACCTATTACCTGTCGCTGGAATTCCTGATGGGCCGCGCCTTGGGCAATGCCATGCTGAACCTCGATGTGGACAAGCCGACCGAGGAGGCGCTCAGGAACCTGGGCCTGATGCTGGAGGAAATCGCCGACCAGGAGCACGATGCGGGTTTGGGGAACGGAGGCCTGGGCCGCCTCGCGGCCTGTTTCCTGGACAGCTGTGCGACACTGCAATTGCCGGTAGTGGGTTACGGCATCCGCTACGAGTACGGCATGTTTCGCCAGAAAATCGACAACGGTCGCCAGATGGAAGAGCCTGACCACTGGCTTCGCGATGGCAATCCCTGGGAAATAGAGCGTCCCGAGCATACCGTCCGGGTCAAATTTGGCGGCTGCACCAGATACTATCATCGAGACGGCCGCCTGTACGCCCGCTGGACGGATTCCCAGGACGTGGTGGCGGTGCCCTACGACGTTCCCATCCCCGGCTACCGCAACGGCACTGTCAATACATTGCGCCTGTGGTCGGCGGCGGCTACCGACGAATTCGACCTGTCCGAATTCAATGCCGGCAGCTACACCGAAGCGGTGGCAGCGAAGAACGGCGCCGAAAACATCACCATGGTGCTCTATCCCAACGACGCCAGCGAAAACGGCAAGGAGCTGCGCTTACGCCAGCAGTACTTCCTGGCGTCCGCGAGCTTGCAGGATGTGCTGCGCAACTGGGTCAACATCCATGGCAGCAATTTTGAAAATTTTGCCGAAAAGAACTGTTTCCAGCTCAACGACACCCACCCTACCTGTGCGGTGCCGGAACTGATGCGGCTGCTGATGGACAAACATTTTCTGGACTGGGATCAGGCCTGGGCCATCACTAGCCGCACCGTCGCCTACACCAACCATACCCTGCTGCCGGAAGCGCTGGAACGCTGGCCGGTGAGTATGTTCGGCCGATTGCTGCCGCGCCTGCTCGACATCATTCACGAAATCAACGCCCGCTTCCTGGCTGATGTGGCGCAACGCTGGCCGGGAGATACCGCCCGACAGCGGCGCATGTCGATTATCGAGGAAGGGGACGAAGCTCAGATACGCATGGCCTATCTGGCCGTAGTATCGAGCGCATCGGTCAATGGTGTGGCCGAATTGCACTCGCACCTGCTGCAGCTACATCTATTCCATGATTTCTACGAAATGTGGCCGAGCAAGTTCAACAACAAGACCAATGGCGTCACCCCGCGCCGCTGGATGGCCTGGAGCAACCCCGGCCTGAACGACCTGATTACCCGTACCATCGGCGACGGCTGGGTTACCGACCTGACCCGGTTGCGTAAGCTTGCGCCCCACGCCGACAAGGCGAAATTTCGCGCCGAGTGGCGTGCTGTCAAGCAGGCTAACAAGGCACGTCTGGCAGAGATGGTGCAGCGCGACTGCAGCATCGCCTTCGATACGGAGGCACTGTTCGATGTACAGGTGAAACGCATCCACGAATACAAGCGGCAGTTGCTCAACGTGCTGCACGTGATTCACCTCTACGACCGCATCAAGCGTGGTGACACGGCAGACTGGACGCCGCGCTGCGTGCTGATCGGCGGCAAGGCCGCCCCCGGCTACATGATCGCCAAGTGCATTATCAAGCTGGTGAACTCGGTGGCAAAAGTGATCAACGAAGATCCTGCCGCGCAGGGCTTGCTGAAACTGGCTTTCTTCCCTGATTACCGGGTGTCGGCGATGGAGGTGATCTGCCCAGGCACCGACTTGTCGGAACAGATTTCCACCGCCGGCAAGGAAGCCTCCGGCACCGGCAATATGAAGTTCATGATGAACGGGGCGCTCACCATCGGCACGCTGGATGGCGCCAATATAGAAATCCGCGAGGAAGCAGGCGAGGAAAACTTCTTCCTGTTCGGCCTCACTGCCGAAGAGGTGGACGCCACCAGACCAAATTACAATCCCGCCGCAATTATCGCTGCCGACGAAGACCTGCGCCGTGTGATGCAATTGCTGGAAAGCGGCCATTTCAACCTGTTCGAGCCGGGCATCTTCGACCCCATCATTCACGCTGTGACCAGCCCTCACGACCCGTGGCTGACAGCAGCGGACTTCCGCGGTTACATCGATGCGCAGCAGCAGGTGGCACGCGCCTACCGCGATCAGGAAAACTGGACGCGCATGAGCATCCTCAATACCGCCGCCAGCGGCAAGTTCTCCAGCGACCGTACCATCCTGGACTATAACCGCGACATCTGGCACCTGTCGCAAGTACCGGCTTGGCCGGTGAAATGA
- a CDS encoding C-GCAxxG-C-C family protein: MTPEEKRALAEQAYEKAQQYELDYGCCPQCVLATVQETVGIIDDSTIKASHGLSGGGGLMAQGTCGALTGGLMALSAKFGRDRDKLDKGRCINNFKKNKELVERFRAEFGGVTCAELQQQFTGRTYDMWNAEEYKAFDDARGKQCAHATGTVTKWVIEML, encoded by the coding sequence ATGACCCCGGAAGAAAAACGTGCGCTGGCCGAACAGGCCTATGAAAAAGCGCAACAATACGAGCTGGATTACGGCTGTTGCCCACAATGCGTGCTCGCCACCGTGCAGGAAACCGTCGGGATAATAGACGACAGCACCATCAAGGCCAGCCATGGACTTTCCGGTGGGGGCGGACTGATGGCGCAAGGAACCTGTGGCGCATTGACCGGTGGACTGATGGCGCTCAGCGCCAAATTCGGTCGCGACCGGGACAAGCTCGACAAGGGTCGCTGTATCAACAATTTCAAGAAAAACAAGGAACTGGTCGAGCGCTTCCGCGCGGAGTTTGGCGGGGTAACCTGCGCGGAACTCCAGCAACAATTTACCGGCCGTACTTACGATATGTGGAATGCCGAAGAGTACAAGGCATTCGACGATGCCCGCGGCAAACAATGCGCCCATGCAACTGGTACGGTCACGAAATGGGTGATTGAAATGCTGTAG
- a CDS encoding FTR1 family iron permease has translation MFATAVIVFREVLEAALIIGIIAAATRSVAGRTRWLLAGLLVGLAGSALVAASTDAIAAMADGIGQELFNALVLGVAVLMLAWHNIWMSSHGKAMAAEATKVGQAIRDGQQERSILLVVVGLAVLREGSETVLFLYGISAAEGSGASSIVLGGLMGVLAGTSIGYAVYAGLLRVPLRWFFAATGMLVLLLAAGMASQAAHFLIQADLLTSLTAPLWDTSALLPMNSIPGMLLHGLVGYDPRPSGMQLVFYIITLAAIAMGMKLASRSLSPIAQKGKVS, from the coding sequence ATGTTTGCAACCGCGGTTATTGTTTTTCGTGAAGTACTGGAGGCCGCACTTATTATCGGCATCATTGCAGCGGCGACACGCTCGGTGGCGGGTCGGACTCGCTGGCTGCTTGCCGGATTGCTCGTCGGTCTAGCGGGGTCCGCCCTGGTTGCGGCATCCACTGATGCCATTGCAGCCATGGCCGATGGCATTGGCCAGGAACTTTTCAATGCGCTGGTACTGGGAGTCGCAGTGCTCATGCTGGCTTGGCACAACATTTGGATGTCATCTCATGGCAAGGCGATGGCCGCTGAAGCAACCAAGGTCGGTCAGGCCATTCGCGACGGCCAGCAAGAACGTTCGATTCTGCTCGTTGTGGTTGGCTTGGCGGTACTGCGAGAAGGTTCTGAAACGGTTCTCTTTCTTTATGGCATCTCGGCAGCGGAAGGTTCAGGCGCATCCTCGATCGTGCTGGGTGGTCTTATGGGTGTCCTGGCTGGCACCAGCATCGGTTATGCAGTCTATGCCGGTCTGCTGCGCGTGCCGTTGCGCTGGTTTTTTGCTGCAACCGGCATGCTGGTATTGCTGCTGGCCGCCGGCATGGCCTCGCAAGCAGCTCACTTCCTGATCCAGGCCGATCTGCTGACCAGTCTGACCGCACCTCTTTGGGATACATCTGCGTTGCTGCCCATGAACTCCATACCCGGCATGCTGCTCCACGGCCTGGTTGGATACGATCCAAGACCATCAGGCATGCAACTGGTTTTCTACATTATTACCCTGGCTGCTATTGCAATGGGCATGAAGCTGGCTAGCCGTTCACTTTCGCCAATCGCTCAAAAAGGAAAAGTTTCGTGA
- a CDS encoding cupredoxin domain-containing protein encodes MTTIFSTAAVAGDNVYSLVIKDHRFQPSELTVPAGKKIKLSVENQDPTAEEFESHDLNREKVIAGNSTATIFVGPLAPGRYRFFGEFNEKTAQGVIVAQ; translated from the coding sequence ATGACGACCATTTTCTCCACTGCCGCAGTGGCCGGAGATAACGTTTACTCACTGGTGATCAAGGATCATCGTTTTCAGCCATCAGAGTTGACCGTTCCTGCCGGGAAAAAAATCAAGCTATCGGTCGAGAATCAAGATCCCACTGCCGAGGAGTTCGAGAGTCACGACCTTAACCGTGAAAAAGTCATTGCCGGCAATTCGACTGCAACAATTTTTGTGGGGCCACTTGCACCCGGTCGTTACCGGTTTTTTGGGGAATTCAATGAGAAAACGGCTCAAGGCGTCATCGTCGCCCAGTAG
- the metK gene encoding methionine adenosyltransferase has translation MLHEHLFTSESVSEGHPDKVADQISDSVLDAILAHDPKARVACETLVSTGLVVISGEITTHATVNYIDVAREAIKRIGYNSSEIGFDYYTCAVLTAINRQSPDIAQGVNEGQGLDMDQGAGDQGLMFGYACDETPQLMPMPIHYAHRLMQRQAELRKDGRLPWLRPDAKSQVTIRYVEGKPVHVDTVVISTQHHPDISHAELSEAVIEEIVKPIIPESMRAGDIRYLINPTGRFVVGGPMGDCGLTGRKIIVDTYGGAAHHGGGAFSGKDPSKVDRSAAYAGRYVAKNIVAAGLASKCEVQIAYAIGVAKPVSMMVNTFGTGKIADEKIVKLIEAHFDLRPKGIIQSLDLLRPIYAKTAAYGHFGREEPEFTWEATDKAEALKADAGL, from the coding sequence ATGTTACACGAACACCTCTTTACTTCCGAATCCGTTTCCGAAGGCCATCCCGACAAAGTCGCCGATCAGATCTCCGATTCCGTCCTCGACGCCATTCTAGCGCATGACCCCAAAGCGCGGGTAGCCTGCGAAACGCTGGTCAGCACCGGGCTGGTCGTTATTTCTGGCGAAATCACCACCCATGCGACCGTCAACTACATCGACGTCGCGCGCGAAGCGATCAAGCGCATCGGCTACAACAGCTCGGAAATCGGCTTCGACTACTACACCTGCGCCGTGCTCACCGCGATCAACCGGCAGTCACCCGACATCGCCCAGGGCGTGAACGAGGGCCAGGGACTGGACATGGATCAGGGCGCCGGCGACCAGGGCCTGATGTTCGGCTACGCCTGCGACGAAACCCCGCAGCTGATGCCGATGCCGATCCATTACGCACATCGCCTGATGCAGCGCCAGGCCGAACTGCGCAAGGACGGCCGCCTGCCCTGGCTGCGCCCCGACGCCAAGTCCCAGGTCACCATCCGCTATGTGGAAGGCAAGCCGGTGCATGTCGATACCGTGGTCATCTCCACCCAGCACCACCCCGACATTTCCCACGCCGAACTGTCTGAAGCGGTGATCGAGGAAATCGTCAAGCCAATCATCCCGGAAAGCATGCGTGCCGGTGACATTCGCTACCTGATCAACCCCACCGGCCGCTTTGTGGTTGGCGGGCCGATGGGCGACTGCGGCCTGACCGGCCGCAAGATCATCGTCGACACCTACGGCGGTGCCGCACACCACGGCGGCGGCGCCTTCTCCGGCAAGGACCCGTCCAAGGTCGATCGTTCCGCTGCCTACGCCGGCCGCTATGTCGCGAAGAACATTGTCGCCGCCGGCCTGGCATCGAAATGCGAAGTGCAAATCGCCTACGCCATCGGTGTCGCCAAGCCAGTCAGCATGATGGTCAACACCTTCGGAACCGGCAAGATCGCCGACGAGAAAATCGTCAAGCTGATCGAAGCCCACTTCGATCTGCGCCCGAAAGGCATCATCCAGTCGCTTGATCTGCTGCGACCGATTTATGCCAAGACCGCCGCTTACGGCCATTTCGGCCGGGAAGAGCCGGAATTCACCTGGGAAGCGACCGACAAGGCAGAAGCGCTTAAGGCTGACGCCGGGTTGTAA
- a CDS encoding lysophospholipid acyltransferase family protein, with product MMAYLLRVLAYLPLWLLHFLGAVAGWATYLGSRRYAARMRENLTASGVCAPGQYGKVLRRAIAEAGKSVLELPAVWLRPEQQVLQLLKECHGWEHVEAALARGKGLIFLTPHMGCFEITSLYYAARHPITVLYRPPKLKWLQPLIDAGRVRGQVTLAPTDLGGVRALFKALRRGEAIGILPDQVPGQGEGVWADFFGRPAYTMTLVGRLVHSTDAAVVLAAAFRLPHGKGFDLWLEPMPEGMPEEPVEAARFINAAIESLVRRKPEQYLWSYNRYKTPRGVSGKASEEKGVRREEQKPTPVPDFDFTPHASLLSPHFNMMSRLGIFLIWLLHFLPLCVLARFGAGFGFLLYVLGSERRRVSRINLRLCFPEMTDTERERLVRRHFRAFGRSVLERGILWWSSKSRIQKLVHLEGLEHWQAVADKSVIWLAPHFVGLDMGGVRLTTDYPLVSMYSRQKNPLFDALLLHSRTRFGNSPMASRQDGLKPVVRAMRKGLPFYYLPDMDFGARDAVFVPFFGVPAATITALSRVAKITGAVVVPCVTRQLPGGAGYVLKFYPAWESFPGEDVENDTRRMNAFIEERVREMPEQYFWLHKRFKSRPPGEPRLYP from the coding sequence ATGATGGCCTATTTACTTCGCGTTCTGGCTTACCTGCCGCTCTGGCTGTTGCACTTTCTGGGTGCGGTAGCGGGTTGGGCGACCTATCTGGGTTCCCGGCGCTATGCCGCGAGGATGCGGGAAAATCTGACGGCCAGTGGGGTATGTGCGCCGGGCCAATATGGCAAAGTGTTGCGCCGGGCCATAGCCGAAGCGGGGAAAAGCGTGCTGGAACTGCCTGCCGTCTGGTTGCGCCCGGAACAGCAGGTATTGCAGCTGTTGAAGGAGTGCCATGGCTGGGAGCATGTCGAGGCGGCCCTTGCGCGCGGCAAGGGTCTGATTTTTCTGACTCCGCATATGGGGTGTTTCGAGATCACCAGCTTGTATTACGCTGCCCGTCACCCGATCACCGTACTCTATCGCCCGCCCAAGCTGAAGTGGCTGCAACCCCTGATCGATGCCGGGCGTGTTCGTGGCCAAGTGACGCTGGCCCCCACCGACTTGGGTGGGGTGCGGGCGCTGTTCAAGGCGCTGCGGCGCGGTGAGGCAATCGGCATTTTGCCCGATCAGGTGCCGGGCCAAGGCGAGGGGGTATGGGCCGATTTTTTCGGTCGTCCCGCCTACACCATGACGCTGGTTGGTCGCCTGGTTCATTCCACTGATGCGGCCGTGGTGCTCGCCGCCGCTTTCCGCCTGCCCCATGGCAAAGGGTTCGATCTTTGGCTGGAACCGATGCCCGAGGGGATGCCGGAGGAGCCAGTGGAGGCGGCCCGCTTCATTAACGCGGCGATCGAAAGTCTGGTGCGTCGGAAACCGGAGCAGTACCTGTGGAGCTATAACCGGTACAAGACCCCGAGAGGAGTGAGTGGTAAGGCAAGTGAGGAGAAAGGAGTGAGGCGTGAGGAGCAAAAACCAACCCCCGTTCCAGATTTTGACTTTACTCCTCACGCCTCACTCCTTTCTCCTCACTTCAACATGATGTCCCGCCTCGGCATCTTCCTCATCTGGCTGCTGCATTTCCTGCCGCTATGCGTGCTTGCCCGTTTCGGCGCGGGTTTCGGTTTTCTGCTCTACGTACTGGGGAGCGAACGCCGGCGGGTGTCGCGCATCAACCTGCGGCTGTGCTTTCCGGAGATGACCGATACCGAAAGAGAACGGCTGGTACGACGCCATTTTCGCGCCTTCGGTCGGAGCGTACTGGAGCGTGGCATTCTGTGGTGGTCATCGAAGTCGCGCATCCAGAAGCTGGTCCATCTCGAGGGGCTGGAACACTGGCAGGCGGTGGCCGATAAGTCGGTGATCTGGCTCGCCCCCCACTTTGTCGGACTGGACATGGGTGGAGTCAGGCTGACTACGGACTATCCGCTGGTTTCGATGTACAGCCGGCAGAAAAATCCGCTGTTCGACGCTCTGCTGCTGCACTCCCGCACCCGCTTCGGCAATTCGCCGATGGCATCGCGTCAGGATGGGCTCAAGCCAGTAGTGCGGGCAATGCGCAAGGGCTTGCCATTCTATTATCTGCCGGACATGGATTTTGGCGCACGCGACGCTGTGTTTGTGCCGTTTTTCGGCGTGCCTGCCGCCACCATCACCGCGCTATCGCGCGTGGCGAAAATCACCGGTGCTGTGGTGGTGCCCTGCGTTACCCGCCAGCTTCCCGGTGGTGCAGGCTATGTGCTGAAATTTTATCCTGCCTGGGAGTCTTTCCCCGGCGAGGATGTTGAAAACGATACCCGCCGCATGAACGCCTTCATCGAGGAGCGAGTAAGGGAAATGCCGGAGCAGTATTTCTGGTTGCACAAGCGCTTCAAGAGCCGTCCGCCCGGCGAGCCAAGGCTATATCCATAG
- a CDS encoding class I SAM-dependent methyltransferase: protein MERIPEPELMDDPEQAEAYASADFSEPHNAFVAHFRRLFRDFVAGRVLDLGCGPADVGIRFCKAYPDAIMTGVDASAAMLQLGYAAVREAGLAERLQLVQSYLPDESLAALQFNAVISNSLLHHLDDPAVLWETVKQTAKPGAPVLIMDLMRPASFAEAGQLAGRYAGEAPPVLRRDFHNSLLAAYRPEEVRAQLYNASLFGFRVEAVSDRHLLIWGNL from the coding sequence ATGGAGCGCATTCCCGAACCCGAATTGATGGATGACCCGGAGCAGGCCGAGGCCTATGCCAGTGCGGACTTTTCCGAGCCGCACAATGCATTTGTTGCCCATTTCCGCCGTCTTTTTCGCGACTTCGTCGCCGGGCGCGTGCTTGACTTGGGGTGCGGCCCGGCGGATGTCGGTATTCGCTTCTGCAAGGCATACCCCGATGCGATTATGACGGGTGTAGATGCCTCCGCTGCCATGCTGCAACTAGGATACGCCGCGGTGCGCGAGGCTGGCCTGGCTGAACGCCTGCAGCTGGTGCAGAGTTATTTACCGGATGAGAGCCTGGCAGCGCTGCAATTCAATGCGGTCATCAGCAATAGTCTGTTGCATCATCTCGACGATCCGGCTGTGCTGTGGGAAACTGTCAAACAGACGGCAAAGCCCGGCGCGCCCGTGCTGATCATGGATTTGATGCGCCCGGCCTCGTTCGCAGAAGCGGGTCAGCTTGCCGGGCGTTATGCCGGCGAGGCACCGCCGGTGCTGCGCCGGGATTTCCATAATTCATTGCTGGCGGCTTATCGCCCAGAGGAAGTGCGGGCTCAGCTGTATAACGCCAGCTTATTCGGGTTTCGCGTAGAAGCGGTGAGTGATCGCCATTTGTTGATATGGGGAAATTTGTGA
- a CDS encoding CoA-binding protein gives MSFQNPDDESIRTLLKKVKNIAVLGLSPKPDRPSYFVAKAMQGFGFSIIPVRPAIAEVLGQKAYASLRDVTGSIDLVDVFRAAEYLDAIVDDCIALQLPAIWIQEGIVNEAAAERARAAGMTVVMDRCIYKDYVALCS, from the coding sequence GTGAGTTTCCAGAATCCGGACGATGAGTCCATCCGCACCCTCCTGAAAAAAGTCAAAAATATCGCTGTGCTCGGGCTATCACCCAAACCTGATCGACCGAGTTATTTCGTGGCGAAGGCGATGCAGGGTTTCGGCTTCAGTATCATCCCGGTGCGCCCTGCCATTGCCGAGGTTCTGGGGCAGAAGGCCTACGCGTCCTTGCGCGACGTCACGGGGTCAATCGATCTGGTGGACGTGTTTCGTGCCGCAGAATATCTGGACGCTATTGTTGATGATTGTATTGCCTTACAATTGCCGGCAATCTGGATCCAGGAAGGCATCGTCAACGAGGCCGCTGCAGAGAGAGCCCGCGCAGCCGGCATGACGGTAGTGATGGATCGCTGCATTTACAAGGATTACGTGGCTTTATGCTCCTGA
- the dapF gene encoding diaminopimelate epimerase, whose amino-acid sequence MLLKFTKMHGLGNDFVVFDAISQSVNLSPAQFQFIADRHFGIGCDQILLVERATRLDADFRYRIFNADGGEVEQCGNGARCFVRFVHDKALSPKTEIRVETASGIIVPRLEPNGQVTVNMGVPRFELTEVPFIAEKRALTYLLGLEGKLAEVSVLSMGNPHAVQLVEDVDGAAVAVEGPQIESHPSFPARVNAGFMQVLDRGRIKLRVYERGAGETLACGTGACAAVVAGIMRGLLDDEVRVTTRGGELIIRWEGEGHPVRMTGPAVTVFEGEINL is encoded by the coding sequence ATGCTCCTGAAATTTACCAAAATGCACGGCCTCGGCAACGATTTCGTGGTGTTCGACGCGATTTCGCAAAGCGTGAATTTGAGCCCGGCTCAGTTCCAGTTCATCGCCGATCGCCATTTCGGCATCGGTTGCGACCAGATTTTGCTGGTGGAACGCGCTACCCGGCTCGACGCGGATTTCCGCTACCGCATTTTCAATGCCGATGGCGGCGAGGTCGAGCAGTGCGGCAACGGTGCACGCTGCTTCGTGCGCTTCGTGCACGACAAAGCACTGAGCCCGAAAACCGAAATTCGTGTGGAAACGGCTTCTGGCATCATCGTACCTCGACTCGAGCCAAACGGTCAGGTGACGGTAAACATGGGCGTGCCGCGCTTTGAGCTGACTGAAGTCCCGTTCATTGCGGAAAAACGCGCGCTCACCTATTTACTTGGCCTGGAAGGTAAACTCGCCGAAGTCAGCGTGCTGTCCATGGGTAACCCTCATGCGGTACAGTTGGTAGAAGATGTGGATGGCGCGGCGGTTGCCGTGGAGGGGCCGCAGATCGAAAGCCACCCGAGCTTTCCAGCACGGGTTAACGCAGGCTTCATGCAGGTGCTTGACCGTGGCCGCATCAAGTTGCGGGTGTACGAGCGCGGCGCCGGCGAAACTCTGGCTTGCGGCACTGGCGCCTGTGCCGCAGTAGTGGCGGGGATCATGCGCGGATTGCTGGATGACGAGGTGCGGGTGACAACCCGGGGCGGTGAGTTGATCATCCGCTGGGAAGGCGAGGGGCATCCGGTCAGGATGACCGGCCCGGCAGTGACGGTATTCGAAGGCGAAATTAATTTATGA